ACGGTCCGCGAAACCCGGTTGTCAGCGATCCAGCTTTCCACGGCGGCCGGTGTGCTGGCCATGCTGGAGCTTTACAATGCGGGAGAATTGTCATCGGGATTCGTCAAGCAGGAGTCGATCGAATTGGATCGCTTCTTCTCGACCAAATGGGGCGGGCGAGTCTACGGGCCTGACATCCCTACAGTTGCGGAGCCATGACAGAATCTTCGGAAAACCATGCCACGGTCGCTGAGATAACCTCGGCGATCTTCAGGCGTCTTGGCGTCGAGCGTGACTCTCCGGGGGTCTTCAATGGCGAATGGTTCGGGAGCGGCGCGTGGCTGGAGAAGCATTCTCCGATCGACGGAAGCCTGATCGGGCGCGTGGCCCAGGGAAGCCGAACGGATTACGAGGCCGTCATCCCCCGGGTCCAGGAGGCGTATGCCACGTGGCGGTCTCTTCCCGCGCCTCGGCGGGGCGATGTCATTCGACAATTCGGAAACGCCCTGCGGGCGGTCAAAAAGGATCTGGGAGCGCTGGTTTCGATCGAGTCGGGCAAGATCCTGGCGGAAGGCGAAGGTGAGGTTCAGGAGATGATCGATATCTGCGACTTCGCCGTCGGCCTTTCGCGTCAGCTCTATGGCCGCACGATGCCCTCGGAGCGTCCCGGTCATCGGATGATGGAGCAGTGGCATCCGCTGGGCCTGGTCGGCATTATTTCGGCCTTCAACTTCCCCGTCGCGGTCTGGGCCTGGAACAGCGCGCTCGCTGCGGTCTGCGGCGATGCCACTGTGTGGAAGCCCTCGGAAAAGACACCCTTCACCGCGATCGCCACGATTCGGCTGGCCGAGAAGACCTGTCGTGAATGTGGGGTGGATCCGGCACTCTTCAGCCTGATTGTGGGTGACGGGGCGACGGTGGGGACCGTGCTGGCGGCAGATCGGCGGGTTCCCCTGATCTCGGCCACGGGTTCGACGCCGATGGGTCGCCGGGTCGGCCGGGTGGTGGCGGAGCGACTGGGCCGTTCGCTCCTTGAGCTGGGTGGCAACAACGCGGTCATCGTGACGCCATCGGCGGATTTGAAGCTGGCCGCACGTGCCCTGTTCTTCGGTGCGGTCGGCACGGCCGGACAACGTTGCACGACCACACGGCGATTGATCGTTCATTCCACGGTTCGCGCCCGTCTGATCGACGAACTTGCGCAGGCCTATCAAACCCTTCCGATCGGCAATCCCATGGATCCGCGGACCCTGATGGGACCATTGATCGATGTCGCGTCGGTTCAGGCCATGATGGAGACGATCGGCGAAATCGAGGAGGGCGGGGGCAGGGTTCTCTGGGGTGGCCGGCGTTTGAGCGGTGCACACTATCCGGGAGGATGCTATGTCGCACCTTGTGTGGCGGAAGTCGGGCGGGAGAGGGAAGTGGTGAAACGCGAGACCTTCGCCCCAATCCTCTACCTGATCGACTACAGTGAGTTCGAAGAGGCCATCGCGATTCACAATGAAGTGCCGCAGGGATTGAGTGGCGCCATCTTCACCCGTGACCTGCAGGAGGCCGAGCGCTTCCTCGCGGCGGCAGGGAGCGACTGCGGTATCGCCAACGTGAATATTGGTACCAGCGGTGCGGAGATCGGGGGTGCCTTCGGTGGTGAGAAGGACACGGGAGGCGGACGGGAAAGCGGAAGTGATTCCTGGAAGGCCTATATGCGCCGGCAGACCGCCACGGTCAATTACTCGGACTCGCTGCCCCTCGCCCAGGGCATTCAGTTTGGTGGAGACGCTTAGGGAATTGAACGACGCGTTCGCCTCGACTTGATGGTTGGTCGAGACGTTCTTTGTGACATCGCGTCCATCCGGCGGAATTGTCTCCCCATCGCCCGGATCGCCGTGTAGCTTTCCAGGCATGAGCGAAAAGAAGGCGTCGGGAGCGAAGCCGGTTCTTGTTCAGCTGGGATCATTGTGGACCCTGACCGATTACGGGGGAAAGAAGAGTCCGTGGTCGGTCGAGAAAAAGATCCGAAAGATCCGCAAGGCCGGTTTTGATGGGTTCATGGGGCGGGTTCCTCCGGTGACCCGTGAGATGATCGAAGAGAACGGGCTCGTTTTCAGTGGAATCGTCGACCTCGGCCGGGCGAGCGAGGTTCGACCGCGGCTGAAGCGATTGAAATTGGCCGGTGCCCGCTGCGTCAACGTGCAGATGCTCGATCACGACACCCCGACCCACCGGGCGGTTTCCCTGGCCCGGCGGGTGATGGAAGCGGCGGACACCCTGGCTCTGGATGTATCGATCGAGGTGCATCGCGATACGTGCACGGAAACGCCGGAGAAGGCGTATGCCCTGGCCGAAGGATTCGAGAAGGCCGAAAAGCGGCCATTGAAAATGACCTGGGATTTCTCCCATCCGGCAGTGGTCAAGAGCCTGGGGGCTCCGTTCTGGGACCGGCTGGCGGAGCGACCGGACCTGATTCAGGTCGCCAACCAGTTCCACATGCGACCCTTCAACGGCCACCACGCGCAGATTCCCGCGATGGGCTGGGACGGGAAACTCACTCCAGAGTTCAGGGATTGGCTGGAATTCGCCGAGCGCGTGTTCGCCTGCTGGCTGGAGGCGGCAACCCCGGGTCGCGAAATCTTCGTCTGCCCCGAACAGGGTGCGCCGGGCTACGATCTCTCGGTTTTTCCGGATCGGTGGGACGATATCCAGGTGATCCGTCGCCAACTGGGCAAAGTCTGGAAGCGGCAACTCCGGTCGTGGACGATGCCGAAAGGGTGAGTCTTGAGGATTCACCGTGGGTCGAAGACCGGGTATGGCCATGGTGGTTGCGGCCCCTCGCATCTCTTGGTTGGCTTCCCGGCGGTATAGGAGAATCCAATGAGCAAAGCGCTTGATGATGCCGCCAGGGCGGTGATGGCGGCCCTCGAAAAGGATTGCTGCAACGACCTCGTCTATGGAGTTCGCACCGGGGCCGGGGCCATCGCACCGTGGCCGACCGAGCCTGGCAGGTTCGTGTTTCTCGATTTTGACGGTGTGCTGAACTCAGAGCAAAGCGTGAAGGACTTGGGGACCCGTTACCGCTTTCCGGAATCAACCATCGGCGCTCTGAATACCCTGCTTCAACAGCGGGATACACAGATTGTGATCACGAGCACCTGGAGGGAGGTCTGGACTCTGAGCGAGATCGCCGGCTTCCTCGATCGCGATGGCGTGCTGCCCGGCCGGGTGGTCGGGTCAACACCACTTCTCCAAGAGACCCGCGGTCTTGAGATTGATGCGTGGTTGCGTTCCGCGCCTTATCCGGTGGCGTCGTTTGTCATTCTTGACGATCACGATGACATGGCCATGCATGGTGGGCGGCTGGTTCAGACCGATCCGCGAGTTGGCCTCACACGGGATCTGGCGGACCGGGCCATTCAGCTGCTGGCGACACCATGGAAGCTCGCAACCGGTCCCGCCTTATGAAATCAACAGGTGATTCTCGGGAGACACATGCCTCCACCCCGAACCCAGAGAACGGAGACCCCGTGATTCAGGGATTCGAGCAGACATCTGCCGACCGGGATGCGGCGGGCA
This genomic window from Opitutaceae bacterium contains:
- a CDS encoding aldehyde dehydrogenase family protein, whose protein sequence is MTESSENHATVAEITSAIFRRLGVERDSPGVFNGEWFGSGAWLEKHSPIDGSLIGRVAQGSRTDYEAVIPRVQEAYATWRSLPAPRRGDVIRQFGNALRAVKKDLGALVSIESGKILAEGEGEVQEMIDICDFAVGLSRQLYGRTMPSERPGHRMMEQWHPLGLVGIISAFNFPVAVWAWNSALAAVCGDATVWKPSEKTPFTAIATIRLAEKTCRECGVDPALFSLIVGDGATVGTVLAADRRVPLISATGSTPMGRRVGRVVAERLGRSLLELGGNNAVIVTPSADLKLAARALFFGAVGTAGQRCTTTRRLIVHSTVRARLIDELAQAYQTLPIGNPMDPRTLMGPLIDVASVQAMMETIGEIEEGGGRVLWGGRRLSGAHYPGGCYVAPCVAEVGREREVVKRETFAPILYLIDYSEFEEAIAIHNEVPQGLSGAIFTRDLQEAERFLAAAGSDCGIANVNIGTSGAEIGGAFGGEKDTGGGRESGSDSWKAYMRRQTATVNYSDSLPLAQGIQFGGDA
- a CDS encoding HAD domain-containing protein, with the protein product MSKALDDAARAVMAALEKDCCNDLVYGVRTGAGAIAPWPTEPGRFVFLDFDGVLNSEQSVKDLGTRYRFPESTIGALNTLLQQRDTQIVITSTWREVWTLSEIAGFLDRDGVLPGRVVGSTPLLQETRGLEIDAWLRSAPYPVASFVILDDHDDMAMHGGRLVQTDPRVGLTRDLADRAIQLLATPWKLATGPAL